A single genomic interval of Methylocystis sp. IM3 harbors:
- a CDS encoding L,D-transpeptidase, with protein sequence MKWETMAAISLSALVLAGCYSGVRVPDPKLSARDAEFLALAPKAQISSEFDRYLVDYKTNEPVGSIVVDSRSHFLYYIMPGGKAVRYGVATGQEAMGWTGRAYIGGMQEWPRWVPPKDMLERWPHLQPTADAGGLPGGPDNPLGSRALYLYQGGKDTLYRIHGTNEPEKIGQGVSSGCIRMRDIDAIDLYNRVKVGTPVVVI encoded by the coding sequence ATGAAGTGGGAGACTATGGCTGCGATTTCGCTGTCCGCACTCGTTTTGGCGGGCTGCTACAGCGGCGTTCGGGTGCCTGACCCCAAACTCTCAGCGCGCGACGCGGAATTTCTGGCCCTTGCCCCCAAGGCTCAGATCAGTTCGGAGTTCGACCGCTACCTCGTCGATTACAAGACGAATGAGCCCGTGGGCTCGATCGTCGTCGATTCCCGGTCGCATTTCCTTTACTACATCATGCCCGGCGGCAAGGCCGTGCGCTACGGCGTGGCGACGGGGCAGGAGGCGATGGGCTGGACCGGTCGCGCCTATATCGGCGGCATGCAGGAATGGCCGCGTTGGGTTCCGCCCAAGGACATGCTCGAGCGTTGGCCGCATCTCCAGCCAACGGCAGACGCCGGCGGCCTGCCCGGCGGTCCCGACAATCCGCTCGGCTCGCGCGCGCTTTATCTTTATCAGGGCGGCAAGGACACGCTTTACCGCATCCACGGCACCAACGAGCCCGAGAAGATCGGCCAGGGCGTTTCCTCCGGCTGCATCCGGATGCGGGACATCGACGCGATCGACCTTTACAACCGCGTCAAGGTTGGCACGCCTGTCGTTGTGATTTAA
- a CDS encoding histone deacetylase family protein gives MKTLLFTHASGLAHEMGPGHPERPDRLRAIERELEGEAFQFLSRVEAPAAPFEALLRVHPQEYLSALQEAQPREGYAALDSDTVMCPRTLEAIWRASGGAVAAVDEVMRGAADTAFVAARPPGHHAGVRNPMGFCFVNNVAVAARHAQAAHGAERVAIVDFDVHHGNGTQDIFWSDDSVLFCSTHQAPFYPGTGGYNETGEHDTVVNAPLRAGSTGDVFQEALAERILPRLRDFGPDLILISAGFDAHERDPLGGLRLTEQDFSEATKRLMDVADRKCGGRIVSLLEGGYDLEGLSRSVSAHVRALMGA, from the coding sequence GTGAAAACCCTTCTCTTCACACATGCGAGCGGCCTCGCGCACGAGATGGGTCCGGGCCACCCGGAGCGCCCCGATCGGCTGCGCGCGATCGAGCGCGAGCTCGAGGGGGAGGCCTTCCAGTTCCTCAGCCGCGTCGAGGCCCCCGCCGCGCCCTTCGAGGCGCTGCTGCGGGTGCATCCGCAGGAGTATCTGTCGGCGCTCCAGGAGGCGCAGCCGCGGGAGGGCTATGCGGCGCTCGACAGCGACACGGTGATGTGCCCCAGGACGCTGGAAGCCATCTGGCGCGCTTCCGGCGGGGCCGTGGCGGCCGTGGACGAGGTGATGCGCGGCGCCGCCGACACGGCCTTCGTGGCGGCGCGCCCGCCGGGCCACCACGCGGGCGTCCGCAATCCGATGGGCTTCTGCTTCGTCAACAATGTCGCCGTCGCCGCGCGTCATGCGCAGGCCGCCCATGGCGCCGAGCGGGTGGCGATCGTCGATTTCGACGTGCATCATGGCAATGGCACGCAGGATATTTTCTGGTCCGACGACAGCGTGCTGTTCTGCTCGACCCATCAGGCGCCCTTCTATCCCGGCACCGGCGGCTACAACGAGACCGGGGAGCACGACACGGTCGTGAATGCGCCGCTGCGCGCCGGCTCGACGGGCGACGTCTTCCAGGAGGCGCTGGCCGAGCGCATCCTGCCGCGCCTGCGCGACTTCGGCCCCGATCTCATTCTCATCTCGGCGGGTTTCGACGCCCATGAGCGCGACCCGCTGGGCGGCCTGCGCCTCACCGAGCAGGATTTCAGCGAGGCGACCAAGCGCCTCATGGATGTCGCGGACAGAAAATGCGGCGGCCGGATCGTGTCGCTGCTCGAAGGCGGCTACGACCTCGAAGGCCTCTCCCGCAGCGTCTCGGCGCATGTGCGCGCGCTGATGGGGGCCTGA
- the ykgO gene encoding type B 50S ribosomal protein L36 — protein MKVRNSLKSLRSRHRANQIVRRKGRVYVINKVQKRYKARQG, from the coding sequence ATGAAAGTCCGCAACTCTCTGAAGTCCCTGCGTTCGCGCCACCGCGCCAACCAGATCGTGCGCCGCAAGGGCCGCGTTTACGTCATCAACAAGGTCCAGAAGCGCTACAAGGCCCGCCAGGGCTAA
- a CDS encoding TonB-dependent receptor yields MAPGLADAQQALPAIEIGAAKRRPPAKIAKAQSATAQRRPAAAPVLPATAPPVALRDDLPIVADQIGSTLVVSREALRRLPGATLGDVLFDKPGVTGSSYAPGAASRPVVRGLDNYRVRIQENGVAASGVSELGEDHGVPLDPLGANRLEVIRGPATLRWGAAAMGGVVNVENNRIPDRPPCDDAVRFRESGCAAVETRAAASTVDGALENATLLDAGRGAFLVHADVAGRRAGDYAIPAYPYLFPPDPPPPVYGRQPNSAMRMGSAALGGTYLFDAGRVGFSVTQFASRYHIPGVEPSEADARIDMRQTRIASKGEVRPRGGHVRAIRFWVGLGDYRHNEMAFADGLDGAQQTFTNQELETRVETLLEPVALPFGTLETSFGLQGAHQALTASGAEGGLFDPNRTRSVAGFLFNELIFNPAQRLQFAGRVEHAQILGAMPDSRIDPGVSFPRSRAFTPVSGALGFLQDLPGDMTASLTALYAERAPRAAELFSRGPHEATGTFDIGDPRLNIEGAKTFELSLRRATGGLRFEGSLFYTRFDDFIFRNLTGESCAALAASCTPLGEGGDLAQAFYAQRDAVFRGAEFQSQIDLAPLAGGTLGVESQFDVVRASFTGGGNVPRIPPARLGGGLVWRDAQWVARVNLLHAFAQNAIAETGETPTKGYDLLKAELSYRIAFAPGHPVAREMTLGLAGNNLLNADIRNSVSFRKNEVLLPGANLRMFVNILF; encoded by the coding sequence ATGGCGCCGGGCTTGGCGGATGCCCAGCAGGCGCTGCCAGCGATCGAGATCGGCGCCGCGAAGCGCCGCCCACCAGCGAAGATCGCAAAAGCGCAAAGCGCCACGGCGCAACGTCGTCCCGCCGCTGCGCCGGTTTTGCCCGCCACCGCCCCGCCGGTTGCGCTGCGAGACGATCTGCCCATCGTGGCGGACCAGATCGGTTCGACTCTGGTCGTTTCCAGAGAGGCGCTGCGGCGTCTGCCCGGCGCGACGCTTGGCGACGTGCTCTTCGACAAGCCTGGGGTCACCGGGTCGAGCTATGCGCCGGGCGCCGCGAGCCGCCCCGTGGTGCGCGGGCTCGACAATTACCGGGTCCGGATTCAGGAGAACGGCGTCGCCGCCAGCGGCGTCTCGGAACTGGGCGAGGACCACGGCGTCCCGCTCGATCCGCTGGGCGCCAATCGCCTTGAGGTGATCCGCGGCCCCGCGACCCTGCGCTGGGGCGCCGCCGCCATGGGCGGCGTCGTGAACGTCGAAAACAACCGCATTCCCGACCGACCGCCCTGCGACGACGCCGTCCGGTTCCGCGAGTCGGGATGCGCGGCGGTTGAAACTCGCGCCGCCGCCTCTACCGTCGACGGCGCGCTGGAGAACGCCACCCTGCTCGACGCGGGGCGCGGCGCCTTTCTCGTCCATGCAGATGTCGCTGGCCGTCGCGCCGGCGATTACGCCATCCCCGCCTATCCCTATCTCTTCCCGCCCGATCCGCCGCCGCCGGTCTATGGACGCCAGCCCAATTCGGCGATGCGCATGGGCTCGGCCGCGCTCGGCGGAACCTATCTCTTCGACGCGGGACGCGTCGGCTTTTCGGTGACGCAATTCGCCAGCCGCTACCACATCCCCGGCGTAGAGCCGAGCGAGGCGGATGCGCGGATCGACATGCGCCAGACGCGCATCGCCTCGAAGGGCGAAGTGCGGCCCCGCGGCGGCCATGTGCGCGCCATAAGGTTCTGGGTGGGCCTCGGGGACTACAGGCACAATGAAATGGCCTTCGCCGACGGCTTGGACGGGGCCCAGCAGACCTTTACCAATCAGGAGCTCGAGACGCGGGTCGAGACGCTGCTCGAGCCGGTGGCGCTGCCCTTCGGGACGCTCGAGACCTCCTTCGGGCTCCAGGGCGCCCATCAGGCCCTGACGGCGTCAGGCGCGGAAGGCGGGCTCTTCGATCCCAACCGCACGAGAAGCGTCGCAGGCTTCCTGTTCAACGAGCTGATCTTCAACCCGGCGCAACGCCTGCAATTCGCCGGCCGGGTCGAACATGCGCAAATTCTCGGGGCCATGCCCGATTCGCGGATCGACCCGGGCGTTTCCTTCCCGCGCAGCCGCGCCTTCACGCCCGTCAGCGGCGCGCTGGGTTTCCTGCAGGACCTGCCGGGCGACATGACCGCGAGTCTGACGGCGCTATACGCGGAGCGCGCCCCGCGGGCGGCCGAGCTCTTCTCCCGCGGCCCGCACGAAGCGACCGGCACATTCGACATCGGCGACCCCAGGCTGAACATCGAGGGCGCGAAAACCTTCGAGCTCAGCCTGCGCCGCGCAACGGGAGGGCTGCGCTTCGAGGGCAGCCTTTTCTATACGCGCTTCGATGATTTCATCTTTCGCAATCTCACGGGCGAGAGCTGCGCGGCTCTTGCCGCAAGTTGCACGCCCTTGGGCGAGGGCGGCGATCTGGCGCAGGCCTTCTATGCGCAGCGCGACGCGGTTTTTAGAGGCGCAGAATTCCAGAGCCAGATCGATCTCGCGCCGCTCGCGGGCGGGACCCTCGGCGTCGAGAGCCAGTTCGACGTGGTGCGGGCGAGCTTCACGGGCGGCGGCAATGTGCCCCGCATCCCTCCGGCGCGGCTCGGCGGCGGCCTCGTCTGGCGCGACGCCCAGTGGGTCGCGCGGGTCAATCTGCTGCACGCCTTCGCGCAGAACGCGATCGCCGAGACAGGTGAGACGCCCACGAAAGGCTATGATCTGCTGAAGGCGGAATTGAGCTACCGCATCGCCTTCGCCCCCGGCCACCCGGTCGCCCGGGAGATGACTCTCGGCCTCGCCGGCAATAATCTCCTCAATGCGGACATCCGCAACAGCGTCTCTTTCCGCAAGAACGAAGTCCTGCTGCCGGGGGCCAATCTGCGGATGTTCGTCAATATCCTGTTTTAG
- the queC gene encoding 7-cyano-7-deazaguanine synthase QueC: MTSHDAHPSPDSAALVLFSGGQDSTTCLAWALAHFARVETVGFDYGQRHRIELAQREKLRDGLAAISPLWRQRLGEDHTLSLEALGAISDTALTRDAEIALREDGLPNTFVPGRNLVFLTFAGALAYRRGVSDLVGGMCETDYSGYPDCRHEAIRAMNRALCLGMAAEIEIHTPLMWLDKAATWRLAKELGGSALVELIVEESHTCYLGERGRRFDWGHGCGECPACKLRAAGWQKFSAEAET, encoded by the coding sequence ATGACATCCCACGACGCTCATCCTTCTCCCGACTCCGCCGCTCTGGTGCTCTTTTCGGGCGGACAGGATTCGACGACCTGCCTCGCCTGGGCGCTCGCCCATTTCGCCCGTGTGGAGACGGTCGGTTTCGACTATGGGCAGCGCCACCGCATCGAGCTCGCCCAGCGCGAGAAGTTGCGCGACGGCCTCGCGGCGATCTCGCCGCTCTGGCGCCAGAGGCTCGGCGAGGATCATACGCTGTCCCTCGAGGCGCTCGGCGCCATCTCTGACACGGCGCTGACCCGCGACGCGGAAATCGCCCTGCGCGAGGACGGCCTGCCCAACACGTTTGTGCCGGGGCGCAATCTCGTCTTTCTCACTTTCGCGGGGGCGCTCGCCTATCGCCGCGGCGTGTCCGATCTGGTCGGGGGCATGTGCGAAACGGATTATTCGGGCTATCCCGACTGCCGCCATGAGGCCATTCGCGCCATGAACCGCGCGCTCTGTCTCGGCATGGCCGCCGAAATCGAAATCCACACGCCCCTGATGTGGCTCGACAAGGCCGCGACCTGGCGGCTGGCCAAGGAGTTGGGCGGCTCTGCGCTGGTCGAGCTCATCGTCGAGGAAAGCCACACCTGCTACCTCGGCGAGCGCGGCCGCCGCTTCGACTGGGGCCATGGCTGCGGCGAATGCCCCGCCTGCAAGCTGCGCGCGGCCGGATGGCAAAAATTCTCGGCCGAGGCGGAGACTTGA
- a CDS encoding sensor histidine kinase, which yields MSEVTAEMIERGRGLDPQTATRKRRMGARLREARERLTTSDTGRRGADLELLRAYAETRDNSTLFAAWLILAMALLACFWVPGQRMLIWIALAFSSLILCRFMARSLRGLEDSRVSVREWRTKFMAAEFLHGAVWAGYAAMLLSVKNPDARTLVVVMLLLSSAFNTMITATVPAAVYAAIAPSSITAVAYVAFINRGAAETLVALLAMVASAQFFFYSLARRFHHLASESLFVRAEKNELIAELEQAKANSDEARRRAEEANLAKSRFLATMSHELRTPLNAILGFSEVLKSELFGAHANPAYRDYSADIHASGQHLLMLINEILDLSRVEAGRYDLKEESVSLIAIAQDCRHLLNLRAEKRDIELIEAVEPSLPRIWADERAVRQVILNLLTNAIKFTPRGGQVTLKVGWTSAGGQYIAITDTGPGIPEEEIAVVMSSFGRGALAQKNADEGSGLGLPIVKGLVELHGGQFMLRSKVREGTQAIVIFPPQRVMNALPRFDTTGRQRGKDAGANRPAA from the coding sequence ATGAGCGAAGTCACCGCCGAGATGATCGAACGGGGCCGCGGCCTCGACCCGCAGACCGCGACCCGCAAGCGCCGCATGGGCGCGCGCCTGCGCGAGGCGCGCGAGCGCCTGACGACCTCCGACACGGGCCGCCGGGGCGCCGATCTCGAGCTGCTGCGCGCCTACGCGGAAACGCGAGACAATTCGACGCTTTTTGCGGCATGGCTCATTCTGGCGATGGCGCTTCTCGCCTGTTTCTGGGTTCCCGGCCAGAGGATGCTCATCTGGATCGCGCTCGCTTTTTCGAGTCTGATCCTCTGCCGCTTCATGGCGAGGAGCCTGCGCGGCCTGGAGGATTCCAGGGTCTCCGTGAGGGAGTGGCGGACCAAATTCATGGCGGCCGAATTCCTGCATGGCGCCGTCTGGGCCGGCTATGCGGCGATGCTGCTCAGCGTCAAGAATCCGGACGCACGCACGCTCGTCGTGGTCATGCTCCTGCTTTCCTCCGCCTTCAACACAATGATCACGGCGACAGTGCCCGCCGCGGTTTACGCGGCGATCGCGCCGAGTTCGATCACGGCTGTCGCCTATGTCGCCTTCATCAATCGCGGCGCCGCAGAGACGCTCGTGGCCCTGCTGGCCATGGTCGCGTCCGCGCAGTTCTTTTTCTACAGCCTGGCCAGACGCTTCCATCATCTCGCCTCCGAGAGCCTGTTCGTCCGCGCCGAGAAGAACGAACTGATCGCGGAGCTCGAGCAGGCCAAGGCCAATTCCGACGAGGCGCGCCGGCGCGCGGAGGAGGCCAATCTGGCCAAGTCGCGCTTCCTCGCAACGATGAGCCACGAGCTTCGGACGCCCCTGAACGCCATACTGGGCTTTTCCGAAGTGCTCAAAAGCGAGCTGTTCGGCGCCCACGCCAATCCCGCCTACCGCGACTATTCCGCAGACATTCATGCGAGCGGCCAGCATCTCCTGATGCTCATCAACGAGATTCTCGATCTCTCGCGCGTCGAGGCGGGGCGCTACGATCTCAAGGAGGAGAGCGTCTCCCTCATCGCCATCGCTCAGGATTGCCGTCATCTTCTCAACCTGCGCGCCGAGAAGCGGGACATCGAGCTGATCGAGGCGGTCGAGCCCAGCCTGCCGCGCATCTGGGCCGACGAGCGCGCGGTGCGCCAGGTCATCCTCAACCTGCTGACCAATGCGATCAAATTCACGCCGCGAGGCGGGCAGGTGACGCTGAAGGTCGGCTGGACCAGCGCCGGCGGCCAATATATCGCCATCACCGACACGGGTCCGGGCATTCCCGAGGAGGAGATCGCCGTCGTCATGTCCTCCTTCGGCCGGGGGGCGCTGGCGCAGAAGAATGCAGACGAGGGCTCCGGCCTCGGCCTGCCGATCGTCAAGGGGCTCGTCGAGCTCCATGGCGGGCAGTTCATGCTTCGGTCGAAGGTGCGCGAGGGCACGCAGGCGATCGTCATCTTCCCCCCGCAACGCGTCATGAACGCTCTGCCAAGGTTCGATACGACAGGTCGTCAGCGAGGCAAGGACGCCGGCGCCAATCGCCCGGCGGCCTGA
- a CDS encoding glutathione S-transferase family protein — protein sequence MLLYDTPRAPNPRRVRMFLAEKGVPVPIREIDLMALEHKGDDYARINPLMRVPALVLDDGAVLTESVSICRYIETLYPEPNLFGRDGREAAFVDMWQRRMEFELFMPVAHAFRHSHPRLAALEQPQFPEFAEAQRARAGGSMRWLDGELAERRHVAGEAFTIADITAFVALELTPLARLDIPEELAHLARWRADVGARPSAAA from the coding sequence ATGCTTCTCTACGACACGCCGCGCGCGCCCAACCCCAGGCGCGTTCGCATGTTTCTCGCGGAAAAGGGCGTCCCTGTCCCGATCCGCGAGATCGATCTCATGGCGTTGGAGCACAAGGGCGACGATTACGCTCGCATCAACCCGCTGATGCGCGTGCCGGCCCTCGTGCTCGACGACGGCGCGGTGCTCACCGAAAGCGTGTCCATCTGCCGCTATATCGAGACGCTCTATCCCGAGCCCAACCTTTTCGGCCGCGACGGCCGCGAAGCGGCCTTCGTCGACATGTGGCAGCGGCGGATGGAGTTCGAGCTGTTCATGCCGGTGGCGCACGCCTTCCGCCACAGCCATCCTCGGCTCGCCGCGCTGGAGCAGCCGCAGTTTCCTGAATTTGCCGAAGCGCAGCGCGCGCGGGCGGGCGGCTCGATGCGCTGGCTCGACGGCGAGTTGGCGGAGCGCCGCCATGTCGCGGGCGAGGCCTTCACCATCGCCGACATCACCGCCTTCGTCGCCCTGGAGCTGACGCCGCTCGCCCGCCTCGACATTCCCGAGGAGCTGGCGCATCTCGCGCGGTGGCGCGCGGATGTGGGGGCGCGGCCGAGCGCGGCCGCGTGA
- a CDS encoding uracil-DNA glycosylase family protein: protein MRRDAAETLDELAARIRACRHCAQALAPLPHAPRPVFRVSATARLLVASQAPGNLVNQTGIPFNDPSGERLRAWMGVDRDTFYDVSRVAIVPMGFCFPGNDAAGGDLPPRPECRHLWHDALFAAMPQIETVLVIGRYAQAYHFARLGHALPKGASVSETVARWREFQGAKPLVFPLPHPSWRNTGWLKKNPWFEAEVLPTLRAEVARLTRD from the coding sequence ATGAGGCGCGACGCCGCCGAGACCCTGGACGAACTGGCGGCGCGGATTCGCGCCTGCCGCCACTGCGCGCAGGCGCTCGCGCCCCTGCCGCACGCCCCGCGTCCCGTGTTCCGGGTCTCGGCCACGGCGCGGCTTCTCGTGGCGAGCCAGGCGCCGGGCAATCTCGTCAATCAGACCGGCATCCCCTTCAACGATCCTTCGGGCGAAAGGCTGCGCGCCTGGATGGGAGTCGATCGCGACACCTTCTACGACGTCTCGCGCGTCGCCATCGTGCCGATGGGCTTCTGCTTTCCCGGCAATGACGCGGCCGGCGGCGACCTGCCGCCGCGCCCCGAATGCCGCCATCTCTGGCACGACGCCCTCTTCGCGGCCATGCCGCAGATCGAGACCGTGCTGGTTATCGGCCGCTATGCGCAGGCCTATCATTTCGCCCGGCTCGGCCACGCCTTGCCGAAAGGCGCCAGCGTCTCCGAGACGGTCGCCCGCTGGCGGGAGTTTCAGGGCGCGAAGCCGCTCGTCTTCCCGCTGCCGCATCCTTCCTGGCGCAATACCGGATGGCTCAAGAAGAATCCCTGGTTCGAGGCGGAAGTGTTGCCGACCCTGCGCGCGGAGGTCGCGCGCCTGACGCGCGACTGA
- the queF gene encoding preQ(1) synthase, with amino-acid sequence MTKIHEGASLLGAQTKLPASPDEAELDLVPNPHKGVAYLVRFTAPEFTSLCPVTGQPDFAHIVIDYVPGEWLVESKTLKLYLGSFRNHGAFHEDCTLRIARDLVAAMKPQWLRIGGYWYPRGGIPIDVFWQTGPAPEGLWLPNQGVPSYRGRG; translated from the coding sequence ATGACCAAAATCCATGAAGGCGCGTCGCTTCTCGGCGCGCAGACGAAGCTTCCCGCCTCGCCGGACGAGGCGGAGCTCGACCTCGTGCCCAATCCGCACAAGGGCGTCGCCTATCTCGTGCGATTCACCGCGCCCGAGTTCACCTCGCTCTGCCCTGTGACGGGTCAGCCCGACTTCGCGCATATCGTCATCGACTACGTCCCCGGCGAATGGCTCGTCGAATCGAAGACGCTGAAGCTCTATCTCGGAAGTTTCCGCAATCACGGCGCCTTTCACGAGGACTGCACGCTGCGCATCGCGCGCGACCTCGTGGCGGCGATGAAGCCTCAATGGCTGCGCATCGGCGGCTATTGGTATCCGCGCGGCGGCATTCCGATCGACGTGTTCTGGCAGACCGGCCCGGCGCCCGAGGGCCTGTGGCTGCCCAATCAGGGCGTGCCGTCCTATCGCGGCCGGGGGTAA
- the eno gene encoding phosphopyruvate hydratase — translation MTEIIDIHAREILDSRGNPTVEVDVTLEDGSFGRAAVPSGASTGAHEAVEKRDGDPKRYLGKGVLQAVDNVNDEIAGELLGLDAEDQVVIDQTMIKLDGTPNKARLGANAILGVSLAVAKAAAEASTLPLYRYIGGTQARVLPTPMMNIVNGGVHADNPIDFQEFMILPTGAESVRDAIRWGAEIFHTLKSALKKAGHSTSVGDEGGFAPNLPSAEAALDFIMKAIETAGFKPGVDVLLGADCASTEFFKDGKYVYEGEGVTRSIDEQVAYLAKLASSYPIVSIEDGMAEDDWEGWKKLTDAIGKKVQLVGDDLFVTNVTRLSQGVRTGTANSILVKVNQIGSLTETIAAVDMAHRAGYTSVMSHRSGETEDSTIADLAVALNCGQIKTGSLARSDRTAKYNQLIRIEEELGDAAIYAGKSALKALA, via the coding sequence ATGACCGAGATCATCGACATCCACGCCCGTGAAATTCTCGACTCGCGCGGGAATCCTACCGTCGAGGTCGATGTGACGCTCGAGGACGGCTCCTTCGGCCGCGCGGCCGTTCCCTCGGGCGCCTCGACCGGCGCGCATGAAGCGGTCGAGAAGCGCGACGGCGACCCGAAGCGCTATCTCGGCAAGGGCGTGCTCCAGGCGGTCGACAATGTGAACGACGAGATCGCCGGCGAGCTGCTCGGCCTCGACGCTGAGGATCAGGTCGTAATCGACCAGACGATGATCAAGCTCGACGGCACGCCGAACAAGGCGCGTCTCGGCGCCAACGCCATTCTCGGCGTTTCGCTCGCCGTCGCCAAGGCCGCCGCGGAAGCCTCCACCCTCCCGCTCTACCGCTACATCGGCGGCACGCAGGCCCGCGTCCTGCCCACGCCGATGATGAACATCGTCAACGGCGGCGTCCATGCCGACAACCCCATCGACTTCCAGGAATTCATGATCCTGCCGACGGGCGCCGAGAGCGTCCGCGACGCGATCCGCTGGGGCGCCGAGATCTTCCACACGCTGAAGAGCGCGCTCAAGAAAGCCGGCCACTCGACCTCGGTCGGCGACGAAGGCGGCTTCGCGCCCAATCTTCCCTCCGCCGAGGCGGCGCTCGACTTCATCATGAAGGCGATCGAGACGGCGGGCTTCAAGCCGGGCGTCGACGTGCTGCTCGGCGCCGACTGCGCCTCGACCGAATTCTTCAAGGACGGCAAATATGTCTATGAAGGCGAGGGCGTGACGCGCTCGATCGACGAGCAGGTCGCCTATCTCGCCAAGCTCGCCTCGAGCTATCCGATCGTCTCGATCGAGGACGGCATGGCCGAGGACGACTGGGAGGGCTGGAAGAAGCTCACCGACGCCATCGGCAAGAAGGTGCAGCTCGTCGGCGACGATCTCTTCGTGACGAATGTCACGCGCCTCTCGCAGGGCGTCAGGACGGGCACGGCGAATTCGATCCTCGTCAAGGTCAATCAGATCGGCTCGCTCACCGAGACCATTGCGGCGGTCGATATGGCCCATCGCGCCGGCTACACCAGCGTGATGTCGCATCGCTCGGGCGAGACCGAGGACTCCACGATCGCCGATCTCGCGGTCGCGCTGAACTGCGGTCAGATCAAGACCGGCTCGCTCGCCCGCTCCGACCGCACCGCCAAATACAACCAGCTCATCCGTATCGAGGAAGAACTGGGCGACGCGGCGATCTACGCCGGCAAGAGCGCGCTGAAGGCGCTGGCCTGA